A part of Terriglobus roseus genomic DNA contains:
- a CDS encoding ABC transporter permease — MIHELFTRLGFLFRRRPANDLDEELRTHMEQSIESKIASGMLPEEARRQAGIEFGSMEAAREQSAGAHPRSWFGVLQQDLRFGLRSLSRDRGFAIVSILILALGIGANVAVFSLVNTILLRPLPFKDPQQLVWLEPAKKAGGLSGSTYSSDAYDDLVAMNRSYDGITGYFAFSSPNNMKLTGNGIPQPITGIGVVPNFLDVLGIKPELGRNFLPGEGKMNAPAVALLSHAFWKTHFQGDPNIVGKAISVDDKPLTIVGVLPQSFDFGATFSPGTRVDVLSPFSLDMGRNWGNIITFIARLKPGVTVQQASSEAAILFPQFYNNKKYPNSKGDYGPTVATPIKEHVAGQIRRSLYMLWGAVAMILLIVCVNLSNLLLGRAATRSKEFSLRFALGASRGRLIRQLLTESALLSFFGALLGIGLAAIIVQWLAHQGSVALPLLSELRIDTSSLLWTLVLAFGATLLFGVMPSLRVTGGDLQSQLKDSGPGTSEGRSHDRLRNTLVVSEIALACVLIISAGLLLRSFLHVMDVDLGYRPTQAAAISVDVPNLKDEPRYAFYRNMLNEVSNIPGIQSVGLSDNLPLARNRTWGAPRIKGVDYKPHELQPTFIYIVTPGYVKTMGMHLRGRDIAWTDNSTSENVAIINEKAARFLFPNGDAIDHKVMQGDKEIRIVGVVSDIHETDVEASSAWQLYLPLTQGWGEDGAELVVRSTLPADTLGATIMQTLRKLNPGQPAMQLRPLQEFVDHSTSPRRFFAILVAAFAGTGLILACLGIYGVISYSVTRKTQEIGIRMALGASRDVVLRGIIGRTLQLAAIGIIVGSIASFIVAQSISAMLYGTQPTDATTFTATLILLLAVALLAGYLPARRASQIDPMAALRTQ; from the coding sequence GCTAACGACCTCGACGAGGAGCTTCGCACGCACATGGAACAGTCCATCGAAAGCAAAATCGCATCCGGCATGTTGCCAGAAGAAGCACGTCGTCAGGCAGGCATTGAGTTCGGCAGCATGGAAGCCGCACGCGAACAATCGGCAGGCGCACATCCGCGCTCATGGTTCGGCGTCCTTCAGCAGGACCTGCGCTTTGGTCTGCGCTCTCTCAGTCGCGACCGTGGCTTTGCAATCGTCTCCATCCTGATCCTCGCGCTGGGTATTGGTGCCAACGTTGCCGTCTTCAGCCTCGTCAACACCATCCTTCTACGGCCGCTGCCGTTCAAGGATCCGCAACAACTTGTCTGGCTTGAGCCTGCAAAGAAAGCCGGCGGTCTCTCAGGCTCTACGTACTCCTCAGACGCATACGACGATCTTGTTGCAATGAACCGTTCGTACGACGGCATCACCGGCTACTTCGCATTCTCGTCGCCCAACAACATGAAGCTCACGGGCAACGGCATACCGCAGCCCATCACGGGCATCGGCGTAGTTCCAAACTTTCTGGATGTGCTCGGCATCAAGCCCGAACTCGGTCGCAACTTCCTACCCGGCGAAGGCAAGATGAATGCGCCCGCCGTCGCACTGCTCTCACATGCTTTCTGGAAGACTCACTTTCAGGGCGATCCCAACATCGTGGGCAAAGCAATCTCCGTCGACGACAAGCCACTGACCATCGTTGGAGTCCTACCGCAGAGCTTTGATTTTGGCGCAACCTTCTCGCCAGGCACACGCGTGGATGTCCTCAGCCCATTCAGTCTCGACATGGGTCGCAACTGGGGCAACATCATCACATTCATTGCGCGCCTGAAACCCGGCGTGACCGTACAACAGGCCAGCTCAGAAGCAGCGATCCTGTTTCCGCAGTTCTACAACAACAAGAAGTATCCCAACTCCAAAGGCGACTACGGCCCCACCGTCGCAACGCCGATTAAAGAACATGTAGCAGGCCAGATACGCCGTTCGCTCTATATGCTGTGGGGCGCTGTTGCAATGATTCTGCTCATCGTCTGCGTCAATCTCTCCAACCTTCTGTTGGGTCGCGCAGCCACGCGTAGCAAAGAGTTTTCATTGCGCTTCGCTCTCGGTGCCAGTCGCGGCCGCCTGATCCGCCAACTCCTTACAGAGAGTGCTCTACTCTCATTCTTCGGAGCTCTGCTCGGCATCGGACTCGCAGCAATCATCGTGCAGTGGCTCGCACATCAAGGCTCCGTCGCACTTCCGCTACTCTCAGAACTGCGTATCGACACCTCGTCCCTACTGTGGACGCTAGTGCTTGCCTTCGGTGCGACGCTGCTCTTCGGCGTCATGCCAAGCCTTCGCGTCACTGGCGGCGATCTGCAATCGCAACTGAAAGACAGCGGCCCCGGCACCAGTGAAGGCCGTTCGCACGATCGTCTGCGCAACACATTGGTCGTCAGCGAAATCGCTCTGGCGTGCGTGCTCATCATAAGCGCGGGCCTTCTACTGCGCAGCTTCCTGCACGTCATGGACGTCGATCTCGGCTATCGGCCCACGCAAGCCGCAGCCATCTCAGTCGACGTCCCCAATCTGAAGGATGAACCTCGCTACGCCTTCTATCGCAACATGCTCAACGAAGTCTCAAACATACCCGGCATACAAAGCGTTGGCCTCTCAGACAATCTTCCGTTGGCACGCAATCGCACGTGGGGAGCGCCACGCATCAAGGGCGTAGATTACAAACCGCATGAGCTACAACCCACGTTCATTTACATCGTCACGCCCGGCTATGTGAAAACCATGGGCATGCATCTTCGCGGACGCGACATCGCCTGGACCGACAATTCGACCAGCGAAAACGTCGCCATTATCAACGAAAAAGCCGCACGATTCCTCTTCCCCAACGGCGACGCAATCGATCACAAAGTAATGCAGGGCGATAAGGAAATACGCATCGTGGGAGTTGTCTCAGACATTCACGAGACGGACGTAGAAGCCAGTTCCGCATGGCAACTCTACCTTCCGCTCACGCAGGGCTGGGGAGAAGACGGAGCAGAACTCGTTGTGCGCAGCACGTTACCCGCAGACACACTCGGCGCCACCATCATGCAAACCCTGCGCAAACTGAACCCCGGCCAACCCGCCATGCAACTGCGCCCCTTGCAGGAATTCGTGGATCACTCCACTTCACCGCGGCGCTTCTTCGCAATCCTCGTCGCAGCATTCGCAGGAACAGGATTAATCCTCGCCTGCCTCGGCATCTACGGCGTCATCTCGTACTCCGTCACGCGTAAAACACAAGAGATCGGCATCCGCATGGCTCTCGGCGCATCACGCGACGTGGTGCTGCGCGGCATCATCGGCAGAACTCTACAACTCGCCGCCATCGGCATCATCGTGGGCTCCATCGCATCCTTCATCGTCGCGCAAAGCATCAGCGCCATGCTCTACGGAACCCAACCAACAGATGCAACCACCTTCACCGCAACACTCATACTGCTGCTCGCAGTAGCCCTCCTCGCAGGCTATCTGCCAGCAAGACGAGCCTCACAAATCGACCCCATGGCTGCTTTGCGCACTCAGTAA